The proteins below come from a single Saccharopolyspora sp. SCSIO 74807 genomic window:
- the frc gene encoding formyl-CoA transferase: protein MSTALEGVRVLDMTHVQSGPSATQILAWLGAEVVKLESPTGDITRTQLRDVPDADSLYFTMLNCNKRSITLNMKSTRGKEIFSDLVRGCDVLVENFGPGTVDRMGFDWDRLRALNPQLIYASIKGFGDGPYTHFKAYEVVAQAMGGSMSTTGFEDGPPTATGAQIGDSGTGIHTVAGILAALLQRQRTGQGQRVSVAMQHAVLNLCRVKLRDQQRLAHGPLREYPNEQFGTEVPRSGNASGGGQPGSALRCDPGGPNDYVYVIVQPAGWAPIAELIGRPELAADPDWSTPEARLSKLDKMFGLIEEWTRQHGKWEVLARLTERGIPCGPILSTRELVEDASLADNGMIVTVEHPERGPFRTVGCPIKLSDSPADVTRSPLLGEHNEQVYRELGVGAEELAELKTDGVI from the coding sequence ATGAGCACCGCACTGGAAGGTGTCCGGGTGCTGGACATGACCCACGTCCAATCCGGACCTTCGGCGACCCAGATCCTGGCCTGGCTGGGCGCCGAAGTCGTCAAGCTGGAATCGCCGACCGGCGACATCACCCGAACGCAGCTGCGCGACGTCCCGGACGCCGACAGCCTCTACTTCACGATGCTGAACTGCAACAAGCGCAGCATCACGCTGAACATGAAAAGCACCCGGGGCAAAGAGATCTTCTCCGATCTGGTGCGCGGTTGCGACGTGCTGGTGGAGAACTTCGGCCCCGGCACGGTGGACCGGATGGGGTTCGACTGGGACCGGCTGCGCGCGCTGAACCCGCAACTGATCTACGCCTCGATCAAGGGCTTCGGAGACGGCCCCTACACCCACTTCAAAGCCTACGAGGTCGTGGCGCAGGCGATGGGCGGATCGATGTCCACCACCGGGTTCGAGGACGGGCCGCCGACCGCGACCGGTGCGCAGATCGGTGACTCCGGTACCGGTATCCACACCGTCGCGGGCATTCTCGCCGCGCTGCTGCAACGCCAGCGCACCGGGCAGGGCCAGCGGGTTTCGGTGGCGATGCAGCACGCCGTGCTCAACCTGTGCCGGGTGAAGCTGCGCGATCAGCAGCGGCTCGCGCACGGCCCGCTGCGCGAGTACCCGAACGAGCAGTTCGGCACCGAGGTACCTCGCTCCGGCAACGCTTCCGGCGGCGGGCAGCCCGGCTCCGCGCTGCGGTGCGACCCCGGCGGCCCGAACGACTACGTCTACGTCATCGTCCAGCCCGCGGGCTGGGCGCCGATAGCGGAGCTGATCGGACGTCCGGAGCTGGCCGCGGATCCGGACTGGTCCACACCGGAAGCCCGGCTGTCCAAGTTGGACAAGATGTTCGGGCTGATCGAGGAGTGGACCAGGCAGCACGGCAAGTGGGAAGTGCTGGCGCGGCTGACCGAGCGGGGCATCCCGTGCGGTCCGATCCTGTCCACCCGCGAGCTCGTCGAGGACGCTTCGCTGGCCGACAACGGCATGATCGTCACCGTCGAACACCCGGAGCGCGGCCCGTTCCGCACCGTCGGCTGCCCGATCAAGCTGTCCGACTCGCCCGCCGACGTCACCAGATCGCCGCTGCTGGGCGAGCACAACGAGCAGGTCTACCGGGAATTGGGCGTTGGCGCGGAAGAACTCGCCGAGTTGAAGACGGACGGAGTGATCTGA
- a CDS encoding HAMP domain-containing protein: MAAEDPGRARLLAGLRDLRDGNFRRRLPVAGPDAEIAAVCNELAERDQRLVAELSRLTEQAVRGQWPVDPAEVGGGGGWQQAERAMNELTDALLRPAGELVRVLGAVAEGDLTQRMSRRAGDRAPGRLGDLAGTVNNLLDQLSMFASEVGRLAAEIGTEGRLGGQAQVPGLLGTWRDLSDSVNRMAADLTGQVRDISQVAAAVARGDLSRRIVVPVSGEMGELKSTINTMVDQLSEFADEVTRVAREVGSEGKLGGQAQVPGAAGTWRGLTDSVNLMADNLTAQVRNISQIATAVARGDLSRKIDVDARGEILALKDTLNTMVDQLSAFADEVTRVAREVGTEGKLGGQARAAGVAGTWKDLTDNVNLMADNLTAQVRNISAVAAAVAGGDLTKKITVETKGEVAELAATINGMVETLGAFADQVTVVAREVGTEGILGGQARVPGVAGTWKDLTDNVNLMARNLTNQVRNIAQVTTAVAEGDLSKKIDAAAQGEILELKTTINTMVDRLSGFAAEVTRVAREVGTEGRLGGQAEVTDVSGTWQQLTDSVNRLAGNLTTQVRAIASVANAVTTGDLTRQITLEARGEVAELTEDVNAMISNLAATTRANEDTDWLKTHLARMSGLVRGLGELSALASLTMRELVPLVSAQCGAFYLARTGDDVPGGVVLERAGSYGLPPDGVPERFELGESLVGQAAIDGRTIVVRGAPPEYLRISSGLGEAAPAAVAVVPVLFENQVLAVLELASVHEFSELHLDLLQRLQETLGVEVNTIVSNTRTEELLSESQHLASELQARSEQLEQQQEELRRSNTELEENAAQLAARNRDIEIKNSEIEQARQQLEERAGELSQASAYKSDFLANMSHELRTPLNSSLMLARLLADNVDGNLTEQQVDLARTMHGALTDLLGLINDVLDLSKVEAGHMAVLPADTEIAALAGHLESLYRPLAEEQGLEFAVELADELPGTLHTDQSRLEQILRNLLSNALKFTEQGSVRLRIVPAGPDAPGSLRGVPGVLAFSVRDTGIGVPEGKLERIFEAFQQGDGTIVRRYGGTGLGLSISRELTALLGGELRVSSESGAGSEFTLYLPPETPEGGAQEPRDVPEQRGPVPVPDRSAAPTSAEVNYDVTAEGIDPPMLDWEPGAFGAGEDADAADGDAPPETAVQRPLLRFQGQKVLVVDDDPRSVYALSALLEQHGLRVVYVDSGIAGLNALQEHDDVAVVLMDVMMPELDGNSTIRTIRQMPRHQQLPIIAVTAKAMKGDREQSLSCGATECVTKPVDSGFLLDLLAAHLVAETVPEPGAE, encoded by the coding sequence GTGGCCGCCGAGGACCCCGGGCGGGCGCGGCTGCTCGCCGGGTTGCGGGACCTGCGCGACGGCAACTTCCGCCGCAGGTTGCCGGTGGCCGGGCCGGACGCCGAAATCGCCGCGGTGTGCAACGAGCTGGCCGAGCGCGATCAGCGGCTGGTCGCCGAGCTGAGCAGGCTGACCGAGCAGGCCGTGCGCGGGCAGTGGCCGGTCGATCCTGCCGAGGTCGGCGGCGGGGGCGGCTGGCAGCAGGCCGAGCGGGCGATGAACGAGCTGACCGACGCGTTGCTGCGACCGGCCGGCGAGCTCGTGCGGGTGCTCGGCGCGGTCGCCGAGGGCGACCTGACGCAACGGATGTCCCGGCGGGCCGGTGATCGCGCCCCTGGCAGGCTCGGCGACCTCGCCGGCACCGTGAACAACCTGCTCGACCAGCTCTCGATGTTCGCCTCCGAGGTCGGCAGGCTGGCCGCGGAGATCGGCACCGAAGGCAGGCTGGGCGGGCAGGCGCAGGTGCCCGGCCTGCTCGGGACCTGGCGGGACCTTTCCGACTCGGTGAACCGGATGGCGGCCGACCTCACCGGCCAGGTGCGGGACATCTCGCAGGTCGCCGCCGCGGTCGCCCGCGGGGACCTGAGCCGCCGCATCGTGGTGCCGGTCTCCGGGGAGATGGGCGAGCTCAAGAGCACCATCAACACGATGGTCGATCAGCTCTCGGAGTTCGCCGACGAGGTCACGCGCGTGGCCCGCGAGGTCGGCAGCGAGGGCAAGCTGGGCGGGCAGGCGCAGGTGCCGGGAGCCGCCGGGACCTGGCGGGGGCTGACCGACTCGGTGAACCTGATGGCCGACAACCTCACGGCGCAGGTCCGCAACATCTCGCAGATCGCCACCGCCGTGGCTCGCGGCGACCTGAGCCGCAAGATCGACGTGGACGCCCGCGGCGAGATCCTGGCGTTGAAGGACACGTTGAACACGATGGTCGATCAGCTCTCCGCGTTCGCCGACGAGGTCACGCGGGTGGCCCGCGAAGTCGGCACCGAGGGCAAGCTGGGCGGGCAGGCGCGGGCCGCCGGGGTTGCGGGGACCTGGAAGGACCTCACCGACAACGTCAACCTGATGGCCGACAACCTGACCGCGCAGGTGCGCAACATTTCCGCGGTCGCCGCGGCGGTCGCTGGCGGCGACCTGACCAAGAAGATCACCGTGGAGACCAAGGGCGAGGTCGCGGAGCTGGCCGCGACCATCAACGGGATGGTCGAGACGCTCGGCGCGTTCGCGGACCAGGTCACCGTGGTCGCCCGCGAGGTCGGCACCGAAGGCATCCTCGGCGGGCAGGCGCGGGTTCCGGGCGTGGCCGGGACCTGGAAGGACCTCACCGACAACGTGAACCTGATGGCGCGCAACCTCACCAACCAGGTGCGCAACATCGCCCAGGTGACCACCGCGGTCGCCGAGGGCGACCTGTCCAAGAAGATCGACGCGGCCGCGCAGGGCGAGATCCTGGAGCTCAAGACCACCATCAACACCATGGTCGACCGGCTGTCCGGGTTCGCCGCCGAAGTGACGCGAGTGGCCCGCGAGGTCGGCACCGAGGGCAGGCTCGGCGGCCAGGCCGAGGTCACCGACGTCTCCGGTACCTGGCAACAGCTCACCGACAGCGTCAACCGGCTCGCGGGGAACCTGACCACCCAGGTGCGCGCGATCGCGTCGGTGGCCAACGCGGTCACCACCGGCGACCTGACGCGGCAGATCACCTTGGAAGCCCGCGGGGAGGTCGCCGAGCTCACCGAGGACGTCAACGCGATGATCTCGAACCTGGCGGCCACCACCCGCGCCAACGAGGACACCGACTGGCTCAAGACGCACCTGGCGCGGATGTCCGGGCTGGTGCGCGGGCTGGGTGAGCTCTCCGCGCTGGCCTCGCTGACCATGCGCGAGCTGGTGCCGCTGGTTTCGGCGCAGTGCGGCGCGTTCTACCTGGCCCGGACCGGCGACGACGTGCCCGGTGGGGTGGTGCTGGAGCGCGCCGGTTCCTACGGCCTGCCGCCCGATGGTGTCCCGGAGCGGTTCGAGCTGGGCGAGTCGCTGGTGGGCCAGGCGGCGATCGATGGCCGCACGATCGTGGTGCGCGGCGCGCCGCCGGAGTACCTGCGGATCAGCTCCGGGCTCGGCGAGGCCGCGCCCGCGGCGGTGGCCGTGGTGCCGGTGTTGTTCGAGAACCAGGTGCTCGCGGTGCTGGAACTGGCCTCGGTGCACGAGTTCAGCGAACTGCACCTGGATCTGTTGCAGCGGTTGCAGGAGACGCTGGGCGTCGAGGTGAACACGATCGTCTCCAACACGCGCACCGAGGAGCTGCTGAGCGAATCCCAGCACCTGGCCAGCGAACTGCAGGCCCGCTCCGAACAACTGGAGCAGCAGCAGGAGGAGCTGCGCCGCTCCAACACCGAGCTGGAGGAGAACGCCGCGCAGCTGGCCGCGCGCAACCGGGACATCGAGATCAAGAACAGCGAGATCGAGCAGGCCCGCCAGCAGCTGGAGGAACGCGCGGGCGAGCTTTCCCAGGCGTCGGCCTACAAATCGGACTTCCTGGCGAACATGTCGCACGAGCTGCGCACGCCGCTGAACAGTTCGCTGATGCTGGCCAGGCTGCTGGCCGACAACGTCGACGGAAATCTCACCGAGCAGCAGGTGGATCTGGCCAGGACCATGCACGGCGCGCTCACCGACCTGCTCGGCTTGATCAACGACGTGCTCGATCTGTCCAAAGTGGAAGCCGGGCACATGGCGGTGCTGCCCGCGGACACCGAAATCGCCGCGCTGGCCGGGCATCTGGAGTCGTTGTACCGGCCGCTGGCCGAGGAGCAGGGGCTCGAGTTCGCGGTCGAACTCGCCGACGAGCTGCCCGGCACGCTGCACACCGACCAGAGCAGGCTGGAGCAGATCCTGCGCAACCTGTTGTCGAACGCGCTGAAGTTCACCGAGCAGGGTTCCGTGCGGCTGCGGATCGTCCCGGCAGGGCCGGACGCGCCCGGATCGCTGCGCGGAGTTCCCGGTGTGCTGGCCTTTTCGGTGCGCGACACCGGAATCGGCGTGCCCGAGGGAAAACTGGAGCGGATCTTCGAAGCGTTCCAGCAGGGCGACGGGACCATCGTGCGCCGCTACGGCGGAACCGGGCTGGGGCTGTCGATCAGCCGGGAGCTGACGGCGCTGCTGGGCGGGGAACTGCGCGTCAGCAGCGAATCCGGAGCCGGCAGCGAGTTCACGCTCTACCTGCCGCCGGAAACCCCGGAAGGCGGTGCGCAGGAGCCGCGGGACGTGCCGGAACAGCGCGGTCCGGTCCCGGTACCGGACCGGTCGGCGGCGCCGACCAGCGCCGAGGTCAACTACGACGTGACCGCGGAAGGCATCGACCCGCCGATGCTGGATTGGGAACCGGGCGCGTTCGGTGCGGGCGAAGACGCCGATGCCGCCGACGGCGACGCACCGCCGGAAACCGCCGTGCAGCGGCCGCTGTTGCGCTTCCAAGGGCAGAAGGTGCTGGTCGTCGACGACGATCCGCGCAGCGTCTACGCGCTCAGCGCGCTGCTGGAGCAGCACGGGCTGCGCGTGGTCTACGTCGACAGCGGCATCGCCGGGCTCAACGCCCTGCAGGAGCACGACGACGTGGCGGTGGTGCTGATGGACGTGATGATGCCGGAACTGGACGGCAATTCCACGATCCGCACCATCCGGCAGATGCCGCGGCACCAGCAGTTGCCGATCATCGCGGTGACCGCGAAGGCGATGAAGGGCGACCGGGAGCAGAGCCTGTCCTGCGGCGCGACCGAATGCGTCACGAAGCCCGTCGATTCCGGCTTCCTGCTGGACCTGCTCGCCGCGCATCTGGTGGCCGAAACGGTCCCCGAACCGGGGGCCGAGTGA
- a CDS encoding thiamine pyrophosphate-binding protein produces MADSASNPPLPDEHRTISGGHLVAKALRAEGVDTVFTLCGGHIIDIYDGCADEGIDVLDVRHEQVAAHAADGYARITGRPGCAVVTAGPGTTDAVTGVANAFRAESPMLLIGGQGALSQHKMGSLQDLPHVDMMSPITKFAATVPRTERAADMVSMAFRESHHGAPGPSFLEIPRDVLDASVPVESARVPARYRASTRSAGDPESIERLADLLTHAEKPCILLGNQVWTCRATDSAVELVRSLDVPAFMNGAGRGTLAPDDPLHFQLARRHAFANADLIVIVGTPFDFRMGYGRRLSQQATVVQIDLDYRTVGRNRDVDLGIVGDADAVLSAVAQAATGRIDNGSSARKEWLRELREVEQAAYDKRLPRQLSTASPIDPYRLVHEINEFLTADSIYIGDGGDIVTFSGQVVQPKSPGHWMDPGPLGTLGVGVPFAMAAKHARPDKEVVCLFGDGAFSLTGWDFETMVRFGLPFVGIIGNNSSMNQIRYGQAQKYGAERDRIGNTLGDVPFSEFARMLGGHGEEVREPDQIGPALRRARDSGKPSLINVWIDPDVYAPGTMNQTMYK; encoded by the coding sequence ATGGCCGACTCCGCTTCCAACCCTCCGTTACCCGACGAGCACCGCACGATCTCCGGCGGCCACCTGGTCGCCAAAGCACTGCGCGCCGAAGGCGTGGACACCGTTTTCACCCTGTGCGGCGGGCACATCATCGACATCTACGACGGCTGCGCCGACGAAGGCATCGACGTCCTGGACGTGCGCCACGAGCAGGTGGCCGCACACGCAGCTGACGGCTACGCCCGGATCACCGGACGCCCCGGCTGCGCCGTGGTCACCGCAGGCCCCGGCACCACCGATGCGGTGACCGGCGTGGCGAACGCGTTCCGCGCGGAGAGCCCGATGCTGCTGATCGGCGGCCAAGGCGCGCTTTCGCAGCACAAGATGGGCTCGCTGCAGGACCTCCCGCACGTGGACATGATGTCGCCGATCACCAAGTTCGCCGCGACCGTGCCGCGCACCGAACGGGCCGCCGACATGGTCTCGATGGCGTTCCGCGAGTCGCACCACGGCGCCCCCGGACCGTCGTTCCTGGAGATCCCCCGCGACGTGCTCGACGCCAGCGTGCCGGTCGAGTCCGCCCGGGTGCCGGCCCGCTACCGCGCCTCCACCCGCTCGGCAGGAGACCCGGAGTCGATCGAGCGGCTGGCGGATCTGCTGACACACGCGGAAAAACCGTGCATCCTGCTGGGCAACCAGGTCTGGACCTGCCGGGCCACCGACTCGGCGGTGGAACTGGTGCGGTCGCTAGACGTGCCCGCGTTCATGAACGGCGCCGGCCGCGGCACCCTCGCCCCGGACGACCCGCTGCACTTCCAGCTCGCCCGCAGGCACGCCTTCGCCAACGCGGACCTGATCGTCATCGTCGGCACCCCGTTCGACTTCCGGATGGGTTACGGACGGCGGTTGTCGCAGCAGGCGACCGTCGTGCAGATCGACCTGGATTACCGGACGGTGGGCCGCAACCGGGACGTCGACCTGGGCATCGTCGGCGATGCGGATGCGGTGCTGTCCGCCGTCGCGCAAGCCGCCACCGGCCGCATCGACAACGGCAGCAGCGCGCGCAAGGAATGGTTGCGCGAGCTGCGCGAAGTCGAGCAGGCCGCCTACGACAAGCGATTGCCGCGCCAGCTGTCCACCGCATCCCCCATCGATCCGTACCGGCTGGTGCACGAGATCAACGAATTCCTCACCGCGGACTCGATCTACATCGGCGACGGTGGCGACATCGTCACCTTCTCCGGGCAGGTGGTCCAGCCCAAGTCGCCGGGGCACTGGATGGACCCGGGCCCGCTCGGCACGCTCGGCGTCGGGGTGCCGTTCGCGATGGCCGCCAAGCACGCCCGCCCGGACAAGGAAGTGGTGTGCTTGTTCGGGGACGGCGCGTTCAGCCTCACCGGATGGGATTTCGAGACGATGGTGCGGTTCGGGCTGCCGTTCGTCGGCATCATCGGAAACAACTCGTCCATGAACCAGATCCGCTACGGGCAGGCGCAGAAGTACGGCGCCGAACGGGACCGGATCGGCAACACGCTCGGCGACGTGCCCTTCAGCGAGTTCGCGAGAATGCTCGGCGGACACGGCGAAGAGGTCCGCGAGCCGGACCAGATCGGCCCCGCGCTGCGGCGCGCCCGCGACTCCGGCAAGCCGTCGCTGATCAACGTGTGGATCGACCCGGACGTCTACGCGCCGGGAACGATGAACCAGACGATGTACAAGTAG
- a CDS encoding acetate--CoA ligase family protein produces MGHDEQTVRRVLDAALGEGRSALTAPEGRALCGAYGIPTAAEAVADSAEEAVALAAELGGPVALKIVSPDILHKTDAGCVLTGVRGAAQVREGYARILANAREHDADAEIDGVQVQQMLTGGHEVIVGATTDPTFGKVVAFGLGGVLVEVLRDVTFRMAPLEKFEARGMLDDIAAADVLRGARGAEVADADALAGLVQALSELVTDFPEISEFDLNPVFASAGGAVAADVRVLLDPDGTAQPHRHSRQDILHAMNRLMRPRSVAVIGASNEDGKIGNSVMRNLTAGGYGGEILPVNPKADEVLGRKAYRSVQDVPGEVDVAVFTVPAKFVPAALEECGAKGVAAAVLIPSGFAETGNAELQDEVVEIARKHGIRLLGPNIYGYYYTPHDLCATFCTPYDVRGGVALTSQSGGIGMAILGFSRTTRTGVSAIVGLGNKSDVDEDDLLTFFEQDDNTKCVAMHLEDLKDGRAFVEAARRITAKKPVVVLKAGRTALGARAAGSHTGALAGDDKVYDDILRQSGVVRAPGLNDMLEYARGLPVLPTPKGENVVIITGAGGSGVLLSDACVANGLRLMDIPSDLDEQFRHYIPPFGAAGNPIDITGGEPPSTYEDTIRLGLRDPRVHALILGYWHTIVTPPMVFAELTARVVAEAREQGIDKPVVASLAGDTEVEQAAEHLFDHGIAAFPYTTEKPVAVLGAKYRWARSAGLLG; encoded by the coding sequence ATGGGCCACGATGAGCAGACCGTGCGGCGAGTCCTGGACGCCGCGCTCGGAGAAGGGCGCAGCGCACTGACCGCGCCGGAGGGCAGAGCGCTGTGCGGGGCCTACGGCATCCCGACCGCCGCCGAAGCCGTGGCCGACTCGGCCGAAGAGGCGGTGGCGCTGGCGGCGGAACTCGGCGGCCCGGTAGCGCTGAAGATCGTCTCGCCGGACATCCTGCACAAGACGGACGCAGGTTGCGTGCTCACCGGTGTGCGGGGTGCTGCGCAGGTTCGCGAGGGTTATGCGCGGATTCTGGCCAATGCGCGGGAACACGATGCCGACGCGGAAATCGACGGCGTTCAGGTGCAGCAGATGCTCACCGGCGGGCACGAAGTGATCGTGGGCGCGACCACCGATCCCACGTTCGGCAAGGTCGTCGCCTTCGGACTCGGCGGCGTGCTCGTCGAGGTGCTCAGAGACGTGACGTTCCGGATGGCCCCGCTGGAGAAGTTCGAAGCGCGCGGAATGCTCGACGACATCGCCGCGGCCGATGTGCTTCGCGGAGCTCGGGGCGCCGAAGTGGCCGACGCCGATGCGCTCGCCGGCCTCGTGCAAGCGCTGTCCGAACTGGTCACCGATTTTCCGGAGATCAGCGAGTTCGACCTCAACCCGGTGTTCGCCTCGGCAGGTGGCGCGGTGGCGGCCGACGTCCGGGTGCTGCTCGATCCGGACGGCACCGCGCAGCCGCACCGCCATTCCCGGCAGGACATCCTGCACGCGATGAATCGGCTGATGCGGCCGCGCAGCGTCGCCGTCATCGGTGCGTCCAATGAGGACGGCAAAATCGGCAACTCGGTGATGCGCAACCTCACGGCCGGTGGCTACGGCGGCGAGATCCTGCCGGTGAACCCGAAGGCCGACGAAGTGCTCGGGCGCAAGGCATACCGCAGCGTGCAGGACGTTCCCGGCGAGGTGGACGTCGCGGTGTTCACCGTTCCCGCGAAGTTCGTCCCCGCCGCGCTGGAGGAATGCGGCGCCAAGGGCGTGGCCGCGGCCGTGCTGATCCCGTCCGGGTTCGCCGAGACCGGCAACGCCGAATTGCAGGACGAGGTCGTCGAGATCGCGCGCAAGCACGGGATCCGGCTGCTCGGCCCGAACATCTACGGCTACTACTACACCCCGCACGACCTGTGCGCGACGTTCTGCACGCCTTACGACGTGCGCGGCGGCGTCGCGCTGACGTCGCAGAGCGGTGGGATCGGGATGGCCATCCTCGGGTTCAGCCGCACCACCAGGACCGGGGTGTCGGCCATCGTCGGGCTCGGCAACAAGTCCGATGTGGACGAGGACGACCTGCTCACGTTCTTCGAGCAGGACGACAACACCAAGTGCGTGGCCATGCACCTGGAAGATCTCAAGGACGGTCGCGCGTTCGTGGAGGCCGCGCGCCGCATCACGGCGAAGAAGCCGGTGGTGGTGCTCAAAGCGGGCCGGACCGCGCTCGGCGCACGAGCGGCCGGCTCGCACACCGGCGCGCTCGCGGGCGATGACAAGGTCTACGACGACATCCTCCGGCAGTCGGGAGTCGTCCGTGCTCCCGGCCTCAACGACATGCTCGAATACGCCCGCGGTCTGCCGGTGCTTCCGACGCCGAAGGGCGAGAACGTCGTGATCATCACCGGCGCGGGCGGTTCGGGAGTGCTGCTCTCGGACGCGTGCGTGGCCAACGGGCTGCGACTGATGGACATACCGTCCGATTTGGACGAGCAATTCCGGCACTACATCCCGCCTTTCGGCGCGGCGGGCAACCCGATCGACATCACCGGCGGCGAGCCGCCGAGCACCTACGAGGACACGATCCGGCTCGGGTTGCGGGATCCGCGGGTGCACGCGCTGATCCTCGGCTACTGGCACACCATCGTCACGCCGCCGATGGTCTTCGCCGAACTCACCGCCCGCGTGGTGGCCGAGGCCCGCGAACAGGGCATCGACAAACCGGTGGTCGCCTCGCTGGCCGGTGACACCGAAGTGGAACAGGCCGCCGAGCACCTCTTCGACCACGGGATCGCCGCTTTCCCTTACACGACGGAGAAACCGGTGGCGGTGCTGGGAGCCAAGTACCGGTGGGCGCGCTCCGCCGGGCTGCTCGGCTGA
- a CDS encoding Nramp family divalent metal transporter, with amino-acid sequence MEADKSASYGEAEQEPDLAPSARARPGVWRAGKLEAMPIRPLPDAPPSIHLLGPTVFLVALGVGMGESYMWPRLVLVFGPEIRWLFLIGVTLQAVVMLEMARWAMATGESIFTGAARLAKPLMWFFFVTAIAVYIWPGHLSAGAAALEKITGLPWVVSACAGLILVGVVFSLAKVIYSLLENVLSVLIGLLVVGTTVVAAMAGNLSDLSSTLTGMLHFGYFPPEAMSATWFPIVVGSVAFAGPSGMQQMWYTLHLRDKGAGMGAHIPRIRGLRHADEEETMPSRGFMFDTGDPAEMRKWKGWRRWVTFDALLLFWGVTMLVTIAFTVLAQSAARRNPNVAELIESGDRDAALGAMADSFSAAGGSWMGSVFLGFIALIGLNATLGLFDSFSRGQADMTHHFVPGARRFRISHLYAGFLWGVIAFGILVLLFGPADGPAAVLDVLAFLSTFAMGAYCVVLLLVNNRLLPRPIRPRWWNNLIIGFGAVFYLGMLFYSLFRFGVVVS; translated from the coding sequence ATGGAAGCCGACAAATCCGCGTCGTACGGCGAAGCGGAACAGGAGCCCGACTTAGCGCCCTCGGCGCGTGCCCGGCCCGGGGTGTGGCGGGCCGGGAAGCTGGAGGCGATGCCGATCCGGCCGCTGCCGGACGCACCGCCGTCGATCCACCTGCTCGGACCCACCGTGTTCCTGGTGGCACTGGGCGTCGGCATGGGCGAGTCCTACATGTGGCCGCGCCTGGTGCTGGTGTTCGGCCCGGAGATCCGCTGGCTGTTCCTGATCGGCGTCACCTTGCAGGCCGTGGTGATGCTGGAGATGGCGCGGTGGGCGATGGCCACCGGCGAGAGCATCTTCACCGGAGCGGCCCGGTTGGCGAAACCGCTGATGTGGTTCTTCTTCGTCACCGCGATCGCCGTCTACATCTGGCCGGGGCATCTCTCGGCCGGTGCCGCGGCACTGGAGAAGATCACCGGGCTGCCGTGGGTGGTTTCGGCCTGTGCCGGGCTGATCCTGGTGGGCGTGGTGTTCAGCCTGGCGAAGGTGATCTATTCGCTGCTGGAGAACGTGCTCAGCGTCCTCATCGGACTGCTGGTGGTCGGCACCACCGTGGTGGCCGCGATGGCGGGCAACCTCAGCGACCTGTCCAGCACGCTGACCGGGATGCTGCACTTCGGCTACTTCCCGCCGGAGGCGATGTCGGCGACCTGGTTCCCCATCGTGGTCGGCTCCGTCGCGTTCGCGGGACCGTCCGGAATGCAGCAGATGTGGTACACCCTGCACCTGCGGGACAAGGGCGCCGGAATGGGCGCGCACATCCCCCGGATCCGCGGTCTGCGGCACGCCGACGAGGAAGAGACGATGCCCTCGCGCGGGTTCATGTTCGACACCGGCGACCCCGCCGAGATGCGCAAGTGGAAGGGCTGGCGGCGGTGGGTCACCTTCGACGCGTTGCTGCTGTTCTGGGGCGTGACCATGCTGGTGACGATCGCGTTCACGGTGCTCGCCCAGTCCGCGGCGCGGCGCAACCCGAACGTCGCCGAGCTGATCGAGTCCGGTGACCGGGACGCCGCGCTGGGTGCCATGGCCGACTCGTTCTCCGCGGCGGGCGGATCCTGGATGGGCTCGGTGTTCCTCGGATTCATCGCGCTGATCGGGCTCAACGCCACGCTCGGGCTGTTCGACTCGTTCTCCCGCGGGCAGGCGGACATGACCCACCACTTCGTGCCGGGCGCACGCAGGTTCCGGATTTCGCACCTCTACGCCGGATTCCTGTGGGGCGTGATCGCCTTCGGCATCCTGGTCCTGCTGTTCGGGCCCGCGGACGGGCCTGCCGCGGTGCTCGACGTGCTGGCATTCCTGTCGACGTTCGCGATGGGCGCGTACTGCGTGGTGCTGCTGCTGGTGAACAACCGGTTGCTACCGCGGCCGATCCGGCCGCGGTGGTGGAACAACCTGATCATCGGGTTCGGCGCGGTGTTCTACCTCGGCATGCTGTTCTACAGCCTGTTCCGCTTCGGCGTGGTCGTGAGCTGA